Proteins encoded together in one Streptomyces sp. NA04227 window:
- a CDS encoding ATP-dependent DNA ligase, with protein MLLARLADVSREVAATSARSRKTALLAALFREAAPDDAPVVIAYLAGRLPQGRIGVGWSSLKDPVPPAASATLTVGSVDTTLTALAGLSGPGSQAERRRLVQELMGAATEEEQRFLFGLLTGEVRQGALDAVAVEGLAQATEAPPEAVRRAVMLAGSLETVAVALLAEGPEALREFRLTVLRPVQPMLARTAASVAEALTRLGPCAVEEKLDGIRVQVHRDGDEVHVYTRTLDEITTRVPELTAVAQELAGESFILDGEVIALDAEGRPRSFQDIAGRVGSRSDVGSAAAALPLSPVFFDVLSADGRELLDLPLRARYEELATLVPEPMRVRRLVLADPAEPESADRAAEFLDRTLARGHEGVVVKGLDAPYSAGRRGASWLKVKPVHTLDLVVLAAEWGHGRRTGKLSNLHLGARRADGSYAMLGKTFKGMTDAMLDWQTGRLGELATGDDGHVVRVRPELVVEIAYDGLQRSTRYPAGITLRFARVVRYREDKSAAEADTVESLLAAHSRPADA; from the coding sequence ATGCTTCTCGCGCGGCTGGCCGACGTCTCACGGGAGGTCGCGGCCACCTCGGCGCGCTCCCGCAAGACGGCGCTGCTCGCCGCGCTGTTCCGGGAGGCGGCCCCGGACGACGCGCCCGTGGTCATCGCCTATCTGGCGGGACGGCTGCCGCAGGGCCGGATCGGAGTCGGCTGGAGCAGCCTCAAGGATCCCGTGCCGCCCGCCGCCTCGGCCACGCTCACGGTGGGCTCGGTGGACACGACGCTGACGGCGCTCGCGGGTCTGTCTGGTCCGGGTTCGCAGGCCGAACGCAGGCGTCTGGTACAGGAGTTGATGGGTGCGGCGACCGAGGAGGAGCAGCGGTTCCTGTTCGGTCTCCTGACCGGCGAGGTGCGGCAGGGCGCGCTCGACGCGGTCGCCGTCGAGGGGCTGGCGCAGGCCACTGAGGCGCCCCCGGAGGCGGTACGGCGTGCCGTGATGCTGGCGGGCTCGCTGGAGACCGTCGCGGTGGCGCTCCTCGCGGAGGGCCCGGAAGCGCTGCGGGAGTTCCGGCTGACGGTTCTCAGGCCGGTGCAGCCCATGCTCGCCCGAACGGCCGCCTCGGTGGCCGAGGCACTGACCAGGCTCGGGCCGTGCGCGGTGGAGGAGAAGCTCGACGGGATCCGGGTGCAGGTGCACCGGGACGGCGACGAGGTGCACGTCTACACCCGTACGCTGGACGAGATCACCACCCGCGTGCCCGAACTCACCGCTGTCGCACAGGAGTTGGCAGGCGAGAGCTTCATCCTGGACGGTGAGGTGATCGCGCTCGACGCCGAGGGGCGGCCGCGTTCGTTCCAGGACATCGCCGGACGGGTGGGTTCGCGCTCCGACGTCGGCTCGGCCGCGGCGGCGCTGCCGCTGAGCCCGGTCTTCTTCGACGTACTGTCCGCCGACGGCCGCGAGCTCCTGGACCTGCCGCTGCGCGCCCGCTACGAGGAACTGGCGACGCTCGTCCCTGAGCCGATGCGGGTCCGGCGGCTGGTCCTCGCCGATCCCGCCGAGCCCGAATCCGCCGACAGGGCCGCCGAGTTCCTCGACCGGACCCTGGCGCGCGGCCATGAGGGCGTGGTCGTCAAAGGGCTCGACGCCCCCTACAGCGCGGGTCGGCGCGGCGCCTCGTGGCTGAAGGTCAAGCCCGTGCACACCCTCGACCTGGTCGTCCTCGCGGCCGAGTGGGGTCACGGTCGCCGCACCGGCAAGCTGTCCAACCTTCATCTGGGTGCCCGCCGCGCCGACGGCTCGTACGCGATGCTCGGCAAGACGTTCAAGGGCATGACGGACGCGATGCTCGACTGGCAGACCGGGCGTCTGGGTGAGCTGGCCACCGGCGACGACGGTCATGTGGTGCGCGTACGGCCGGAGTTGGTCGTGGAGATCGCCTACGACGGCTTGCAGCGCTCGACGCGTTACCCGGCGGGCATCACGCTGCGCTTCGCACGCGTGGTGCGCTACCGCGAGGACAAGAGCGCCGCCGAGGCGGACACCGTCGAGTCGCTGCTCGCCGCCCACAGCCGCCCGGCCGACGCATGA
- a CDS encoding cupin domain-containing protein, whose amino-acid sequence MSQSVGVLAEVSEVLAAAGESSGGALWRLAAEPRQLDANLVRLGPDAVVGAHEEHTLDVLAFVVRGGGSLRALAGPGSETHTLVPGSLFWLPKGSRREIGAGPQGLVYLTVHPRRPGLAIRMPESAEGGEAACQLHRVCAECGRLAGERDARFCARCGATLGEPGQPEL is encoded by the coding sequence GTGTCACAGAGCGTCGGCGTACTGGCCGAGGTGTCCGAAGTCCTCGCTGCCGCAGGCGAATCGAGCGGCGGCGCGCTGTGGCGGCTGGCCGCCGAGCCCCGGCAGCTCGACGCCAATCTCGTACGTCTGGGACCCGACGCGGTCGTCGGAGCGCACGAGGAACACACGCTGGACGTCCTGGCCTTCGTGGTCCGGGGCGGCGGCAGCCTCCGAGCGCTCGCCGGGCCCGGTTCCGAAACGCACACCCTGGTACCCGGCAGCCTCTTCTGGCTGCCGAAGGGCAGCCGCCGCGAGATCGGCGCCGGGCCGCAGGGCCTGGTCTATCTGACCGTGCACCCGCGCAGACCGGGCCTGGCGATCCGGATGCCCGAGAGCGCGGAGGGCGGCGAGGCCGCGTGTCAGCTGCACCGGGTCTGCGCCGAGTGCGGCAGGCTCGCGGGGGAGCGGGACGCCCGGTTCTGCGCGCGGTGCGGGGCGACGCTCGGGGAACCCGGCCAACCGGAACTCTGA
- a CDS encoding S-(hydroxymethyl)mycothiol dehydrogenase, translated as MAQQVQGVVARAVGEPVRIETITVPDPGPGEAVVKIQACGVCHTDLHYREGGINDEFPFLLGHEAAGVVESVGDGVTEVAPGDFVILNWRAVCGDCRACRRGRPQYCFATHNAEQKMTLADGTELTPALGIGAFAEKTLVAAGQCTRVDPAASPAAAGLLGCGVMAGIGAALNTGNVGRGDSVAVIGCGGVGAAAVVGSRLAGAGKIIAVDIDDRKLRTAAELGATHTLNSRESDPVERIRELTSGFGADVVIDAVGRPETYEQAFYARDLAGTVVLVGVPTPEMKLQLPLLDVFGRGGSLKSSWYGDCLPTRDFPMLIDLYLQGRLDLDAFVSETIQLDQVEEAFTRMHEGKVLRSVVEL; from the coding sequence ATGGCCCAGCAAGTCCAGGGAGTCGTGGCGCGCGCGGTGGGCGAGCCCGTGCGTATCGAGACGATCACGGTGCCCGACCCCGGACCGGGGGAAGCCGTCGTCAAGATCCAGGCCTGCGGTGTGTGCCACACGGATCTGCACTACCGGGAGGGCGGCATCAACGACGAGTTCCCGTTCCTGCTCGGGCACGAGGCGGCCGGTGTCGTCGAATCCGTCGGCGACGGTGTCACCGAGGTCGCCCCCGGCGACTTCGTGATCCTCAACTGGCGTGCCGTGTGCGGCGATTGCCGTGCCTGTCGGCGCGGCCGCCCCCAGTACTGCTTCGCCACGCACAACGCCGAGCAGAAGATGACCCTCGCCGACGGCACCGAACTGACGCCCGCTCTGGGTATCGGAGCCTTCGCCGAGAAGACCCTGGTGGCCGCGGGACAGTGCACCAGGGTGGACCCTGCCGCCTCGCCCGCCGCCGCGGGACTGCTCGGCTGCGGCGTGATGGCGGGTATCGGCGCCGCCCTGAACACCGGCAACGTCGGCCGCGGGGACTCGGTCGCCGTGATCGGCTGCGGCGGAGTCGGCGCGGCGGCCGTGGTCGGCTCCCGGCTCGCCGGAGCGGGGAAGATCATTGCCGTCGACATCGACGACCGGAAGCTGCGCACGGCCGCCGAACTCGGCGCCACCCACACCCTCAACTCCCGTGAGAGCGACCCCGTGGAGCGGATCCGGGAACTCACCTCGGGCTTCGGGGCGGATGTCGTCATCGACGCGGTCGGCCGCCCCGAAACCTACGAACAGGCCTTCTACGCCAGGGACTTGGCGGGAACCGTGGTCCTGGTCGGCGTGCCCACGCCGGAGATGAAGCTGCAACTCCCGCTGCTGGACGTCTTCGGCCGCGGCGGCTCCCTCAAGTCCTCCTGGTACGGGGACTGTCTGCCCACCCGGGACTTCCCGATGCTGATCGACCTGTACCTCCAGGGCAGGCTCGACCTGGACGCCTTCGTCTCCGAGACCATCCAACTCGACCAGGTGGAAGAGGCATTCACGCGGATGCACGAGGGCAAGGTGCTGCGATCGGTGGTGGAGCTGTAA
- a CDS encoding MBL fold metallo-hydrolase produces MAARIEHLVTSGTFSLDGGTWDVDNNVWLIGDDEEVLVLDAPHDAAAIATAVGGRTLRAIVCTHAHDDHVREAPALAERTGAPILLHPDDRALWDLTHPDRAPDTDLKDGDELTVAGTTLHVLHTPGHCQGAVCLYAPALGTVFTGDTLFAGGPGATGRSFSDFPTIVRSIREKLLPLPPETEVRTGHGDNTTIGAEAPHLEEWIARGH; encoded by the coding sequence ATGGCCGCCCGTATCGAACACCTCGTCACCTCCGGCACCTTCTCGCTGGACGGCGGCACCTGGGACGTCGACAACAACGTCTGGCTGATCGGCGACGACGAGGAGGTGCTCGTCCTCGACGCGCCTCACGACGCGGCGGCGATCGCCACCGCGGTCGGCGGCCGCACACTCCGCGCGATCGTCTGCACCCACGCCCACGACGACCACGTACGCGAGGCCCCCGCGCTGGCCGAGCGCACCGGCGCACCGATCCTCCTGCACCCGGACGACCGCGCCCTGTGGGACCTGACCCACCCGGACCGCGCCCCCGACACCGACCTGAAGGACGGCGACGAACTCACCGTCGCCGGAACCACGTTGCACGTCCTGCACACCCCCGGCCACTGCCAGGGTGCGGTCTGCCTCTACGCCCCCGCCCTCGGCACCGTCTTCACCGGCGACACCCTCTTCGCGGGCGGGCCCGGCGCGACCGGGCGGTCCTTCAGCGACTTCCCGACGATCGTGCGCTCCATCCGGGAGAAGCTGCTGCCGCTGCCGCCGGAGACGGAAGTACGCACCGGCCACGGCGACAACACCACCATCGGTGCGGAGGCCCCGCACCTGGAGGAGTGGATCGCGCGCGGTCATTGA
- a CDS encoding alkaline shock response membrane anchor protein AmaP, translating to MTRTLVNRVLLALLGLALLTGGAWAAVTGFLGDRVPSWWRGPGSEERLVDRDRYRELAGHDWWDAASMGALAVLAVLALWWLLAQPVRGRSRVLRLPRPWLGVRTQALTSAAEQDIERLPSVRSGRVRIGSGRGGRLRVAVTVRLEASAQPALLLGELHAGPLANLRTATGAEQMDSVVRLRRGRQRAVRVR from the coding sequence ATGACGCGCACACTCGTCAATCGCGTACTGCTCGCCCTGCTGGGTCTGGCACTGCTGACGGGCGGCGCCTGGGCGGCCGTCACCGGGTTCCTCGGTGACCGGGTCCCGTCGTGGTGGCGCGGGCCCGGTTCCGAGGAGCGGCTGGTCGACCGGGACCGCTACCGGGAACTCGCCGGGCACGACTGGTGGGACGCCGCGTCCATGGGCGCTCTCGCGGTCCTGGCGGTGCTGGCGCTGTGGTGGCTCCTGGCCCAGCCCGTCCGTGGCCGGAGCCGGGTGCTGCGCCTGCCGCGCCCCTGGCTCGGGGTGCGCACGCAGGCACTCACCTCGGCCGCGGAACAGGACATCGAGCGGCTGCCCTCGGTGCGCTCCGGCCGCGTCCGGATCGGCAGTGGCCGCGGCGGACGGCTGCGGGTGGCGGTCACCGTACGACTCGAAGCTTCCGCCCAACCCGCCCTGCTGCTCGGCGAGTTGCACGCCGGACCGTTGGCGAACCTGCGCACGGCGACCGGTGCCGAGCAGATGGACTCGGTGGTCCGGCTGCGCAGGGGACGGCAGCGGGCGGTCCGGGTACGGTGA
- a CDS encoding DUF6286 domain-containing protein: MEPAGARGATTVADRAVRRIAEHAAAEAIEGGEQARRVGLSRKGTTARLSLEVRLPYPGDLPASGERIRRHVTRRTEELTGLSVPSTRVLISRLETPGKAGRLDGGSPDVVEPVTREAQAGGAAGRHSSARPWSARRLPAALAAAALAAGAGALLADAVAVRAGRTVAAWRRNAFDELMAVRLGDTWAPWAAAGAAALGLWCVLLALTPGLRRRLPLTTPAADVAVTLDRSAAATVLRTAVLAQNGVTEARVRMGRSRASVRVRVGFGDLEHVGEDVRQALARAVDSCGLTRPVRWRLRLVADENWRAPGASSAGAGDSDDSEDGRADLGAPTGVGPTVAAPTVLEPASGDPELTKPETRDGATHTGSSGLLGFPSPTGSAPPRSDRLPQQSSAGPELFKEPASGVTAPGTGTGRSASPSSPPPPDESDAAPASESANTEGGDR; encoded by the coding sequence ATGGAACCCGCGGGCGCCCGGGGGGCGACCACCGTCGCGGACCGTGCGGTGCGCCGCATCGCCGAACACGCGGCGGCCGAGGCGATCGAGGGCGGTGAACAGGCGCGCCGGGTGGGGCTGTCCCGCAAGGGCACCACCGCGCGCCTCTCCCTCGAAGTACGGCTCCCCTACCCCGGCGACCTGCCCGCCTCGGGCGAGCGGATCCGGCGCCATGTCACGCGCCGCACCGAGGAGTTGACCGGACTCTCGGTGCCCAGTACGCGGGTCCTGATCAGCCGTCTGGAGACGCCCGGCAAGGCGGGGCGACTGGACGGCGGTTCACCCGACGTCGTCGAACCGGTGACGCGGGAAGCCCAGGCGGGCGGTGCCGCGGGGCGGCATTCGTCCGCGCGTCCGTGGTCCGCGCGGCGCCTGCCCGCGGCGCTGGCGGCCGCCGCGCTCGCCGCGGGCGCGGGCGCGCTGCTCGCCGACGCGGTGGCGGTACGCGCCGGCCGTACGGTCGCCGCCTGGCGCCGGAACGCCTTCGACGAGCTCATGGCGGTGCGGCTCGGCGACACTTGGGCGCCCTGGGCCGCGGCGGGCGCGGCGGCCCTCGGGCTGTGGTGCGTGCTGCTCGCGCTCACTCCGGGGCTGCGCCGCCGACTGCCGCTGACCACGCCCGCCGCCGATGTCGCCGTGACGCTCGACCGGTCGGCGGCTGCCACCGTGCTGCGGACCGCGGTGCTCGCGCAGAACGGCGTGACGGAGGCCCGGGTGCGCATGGGGCGGAGCAGGGCGTCGGTACGGGTGCGGGTCGGCTTCGGCGATCTGGAGCATGTCGGCGAGGACGTACGGCAGGCGTTGGCCCGAGCGGTGGATTCGTGCGGTCTCACTCGCCCCGTGCGCTGGCGGCTCCGGCTGGTGGCCGACGAGAACTGGCGTGCGCCGGGGGCGAGTTCGGCAGGCGCCGGAGATTCGGACGACTCGGAGGATGGGCGTGCGGATCTCGGGGCACCGACTGGTGTGGGACCGACTGTTGCAGCGCCAACGGTTCTGGAACCGGCCTCCGGGGACCCGGAGTTGACGAAGCCCGAGACACGGGACGGCGCCACCCACACCGGCTCCTCCGGCCTCCTCGGGTTCCCCTCCCCCACCGGCTCTGCCCCGCCCCGTTCCGACAGGTTGCCCCAACAGAGCTCCGCCGGGCCGGAGTTGTTCAAGGAGCCCGCGTCGGGGGTCACCGCCCCGGGCACCGGGACCGGGCGTTCCGCGTCCCCGTCTTCGCCCCCTCCCCCGGACGAGTCCGACGCCGCTCCCGCGTCCGAGTCCGCCAACACGGAAGGTGGTGACCGATGA
- a CDS encoding Asp23/Gls24 family envelope stress response protein produces MTTTQTASAVATGASMPKTRSHDEHSTTVTAGTSGVTEPAATRGKTSIADVVVVKVAGMAAREIPGVHDMGGSLSRTIGAVRDRVPGGRPNVGRGVKVEVGERQTAIDIDLVVEYGVPVGDVARDVRENVIAAVERITGLEVVEVNVAINDVHLPDDEQDSAESRVE; encoded by the coding sequence ATGACCACCACTCAGACAGCCTCCGCCGTCGCGACCGGAGCGTCCATGCCGAAGACGCGCTCCCATGACGAGCACTCCACCACGGTCACCGCGGGAACCAGCGGAGTCACCGAACCCGCGGCCACCCGCGGCAAGACCTCCATCGCCGATGTCGTGGTCGTCAAGGTCGCGGGCATGGCGGCGCGCGAGATCCCGGGTGTGCACGACATGGGCGGCAGCCTGTCGCGCACCATCGGAGCGGTTCGCGACCGGGTGCCCGGCGGCCGCCCCAACGTGGGGCGCGGCGTGAAGGTCGAGGTCGGCGAACGGCAGACGGCGATCGACATCGACCTGGTCGTGGAGTACGGCGTGCCGGTGGGCGACGTCGCCCGCGACGTCCGCGAGAACGTCATCGCCGCGGTGGAGCGGATCACCGGTCTGGAGGTCGTCGAGGTCAACGTCGCCATCAACGACGTCCACCTGCCGGACGACGAGCAGGACTCCGCCGAGTCCCGCGTCGAATGA
- a CDS encoding RNA polymerase sigma factor has protein sequence MEPSGRVPSELTADPGDELLATRAREGDEEAFEALVRRHGATLLALAVRMLGDRAEAEDAVQEAFVSAWRRLPEYRGEAAFRTWMYRIVTNRCLNQLRARRPSAHLDTVPEPVAPEHEASPARAAESTAAMRALGRALAELSPEQRACWVLRELHNLSYDEIAEAVGISHQAVRGRIFRARRHLTEAMGAWR, from the coding sequence ATGGAACCTTCCGGACGAGTGCCGTCCGAACTCACCGCCGACCCCGGCGACGAACTGCTGGCCACCCGGGCCCGGGAAGGCGACGAGGAGGCATTCGAAGCGCTCGTCCGACGGCACGGCGCGACCCTGCTCGCCCTCGCCGTGCGCATGCTCGGGGACAGGGCCGAGGCGGAGGACGCCGTGCAGGAGGCGTTCGTCAGCGCCTGGCGCAGACTCCCCGAGTACCGTGGAGAGGCGGCGTTCCGTACCTGGATGTACCGGATCGTCACCAATCGCTGTCTGAATCAGCTGCGGGCCCGGCGGCCCTCCGCCCATCTGGACACGGTGCCCGAGCCCGTCGCACCCGAGCACGAGGCGTCCCCGGCGAGGGCGGCCGAGAGCACGGCGGCGATGCGGGCGCTCGGCCGCGCGCTCGCCGAGCTCTCGCCCGAGCAACGTGCCTGCTGGGTTCTGCGTGAGCTGCACAATCTGTCCTACGACGAGATCGCGGAAGCGGTCGGGATCAGCCATCAGGCGGTCCGCGGCCGGATCTTCCGTGCTCGGCGCCATCTGACGGAGGCGATGGGAGCATGGCGTTGA
- a CDS encoding Asp23/Gls24 family envelope stress response protein, which produces MNQQKKQHGNRPSARSRVEEAVAAAAAGVPGVAYLRPGLVGVLRAHTARLMHGVARPDPVGGVRAALGPDRRTWQVEVKLTTLPGHRAVDVTREVRAAATAAAREVLADGGARVEVTVTVTGVL; this is translated from the coding sequence ATGAACCAGCAGAAGAAGCAGCACGGGAACCGGCCCAGCGCCCGCAGCCGGGTGGAGGAGGCGGTGGCGGCCGCTGCGGCGGGGGTGCCCGGGGTCGCGTATCTCAGGCCCGGTCTGGTGGGCGTGCTCAGGGCGCACACCGCCCGGCTGATGCACGGCGTGGCCCGGCCCGACCCGGTGGGCGGCGTCCGCGCGGCGCTCGGTCCCGACCGCAGAACCTGGCAGGTGGAGGTGAAACTGACGACCCTGCCCGGCCACCGCGCGGTCGACGTCACCCGCGAGGTACGTGCCGCCGCCACCGCCGCGGCGCGCGAGGTCCTGGCCGACGGCGGGGCGCGGGTGGAGGTGACCGTGACGGTGACCGGCGTGCTGTGA
- a CDS encoding MFS transporter gives MSASEPAGDGLRLSSAHGRWVLTCVVLASGMAMVDGTVVNVALPRMGRDLGASLSTLQWVVNAYMLTLSALLLWGGAIGDRIGRRRALMLGVAWFTAASVLCGVAPDEGVLIAARGLQGIGGALLTPGSLALVRASFHPDDQSRAVGAWSGLTGVAGALGPFLGGWLIDGPGWRWIFLINVPLGALVLLLAVRFVPESRDTALGGRPFDVLGAVLAAVLLGGVSYALIGASAHGSPLRVGIPVVIALAAGAAFLLVERRRANPMLPLSLFRSRLFSATNGMTLCLYAAIGGALFILPVQLQTTLGYDALEAGLATLPITVLMLLLSARAGALARRTGPAPPLITGPLVAGAGALLMLRIGPDSGYAADVLPAVVVMGLGMSIFVAPLTATVLASVDAARAGLASGVNNTAARVAQLLVVAALPLLVGLSGDAYTSPDAVDRSFHRAAVVTAVLFLASSCAAALFLRPRSLRPRLKRAPKPLCRSYLAVNCPPLEPGSRAGQAAPSPQERGAKEQ, from the coding sequence ATGAGCGCTTCCGAACCCGCCGGAGACGGACTGCGGCTGTCCTCCGCCCACGGTCGCTGGGTACTCACCTGTGTCGTCCTCGCCTCCGGAATGGCCATGGTCGACGGGACGGTGGTCAACGTCGCGCTGCCGCGCATGGGCCGCGACCTCGGCGCCTCGCTGTCCACCCTCCAGTGGGTGGTGAACGCCTACATGCTCACCCTGTCCGCGTTGCTGCTCTGGGGCGGAGCGATCGGCGACCGGATCGGACGCAGACGGGCGCTGATGCTCGGCGTCGCCTGGTTCACGGCGGCCTCGGTGCTGTGCGGCGTCGCACCGGACGAAGGGGTGCTGATCGCGGCGCGCGGGTTGCAGGGCATCGGCGGAGCGCTGCTCACCCCCGGCTCCCTGGCGCTCGTACGGGCGTCCTTCCATCCCGACGACCAGTCGCGCGCGGTCGGCGCCTGGTCGGGTCTGACCGGAGTGGCCGGTGCGCTCGGCCCCTTCCTCGGCGGGTGGCTCATCGACGGTCCCGGCTGGCGCTGGATCTTCCTGATCAATGTGCCGCTCGGCGCCCTGGTCCTTCTGCTCGCCGTCCGGTTCGTACCGGAGAGCCGCGACACGGCGCTCGGCGGTCGGCCCTTCGACGTGCTCGGCGCGGTCCTCGCGGCCGTCCTGCTCGGCGGCGTCAGCTACGCGCTGATCGGCGCCTCCGCACACGGTTCACCGCTGCGGGTGGGCATCCCCGTCGTGATCGCCCTCGCGGCCGGGGCCGCCTTCCTGCTGGTGGAGCGGCGCCGCGCCAACCCGATGCTGCCGCTCTCGCTCTTCCGCTCCCGGCTGTTCAGCGCGACCAACGGCATGACGCTGTGTCTGTACGCGGCGATCGGCGGGGCCTTGTTCATCCTGCCGGTGCAGTTGCAGACGACCCTCGGCTACGACGCCCTGGAGGCCGGGCTCGCCACCCTGCCGATCACGGTCCTCATGCTGCTGCTGTCGGCCCGCGCGGGCGCGCTCGCCCGGCGCACCGGGCCCGCGCCGCCGCTGATCACCGGTCCGCTGGTGGCCGGCGCTGGCGCGCTGCTGATGCTGCGGATCGGACCCGACTCCGGGTACGCGGCCGACGTACTGCCCGCGGTGGTGGTGATGGGGCTCGGGATGAGCATCTTCGTCGCCCCGCTGACGGCCACGGTGCTCGCCTCGGTCGACGCGGCACGCGCGGGCCTGGCCAGCGGGGTCAACAACACGGCGGCGCGGGTCGCCCAACTCCTCGTCGTCGCCGCGCTGCCGCTCCTGGTGGGCCTCTCCGGCGACGCCTACACCTCGCCGGACGCGGTGGACCGCTCCTTCCACCGCGCGGCCGTCGTCACTGCGGTGCTCTTCCTCGCCTCGTCCTGCGCGGCCGCCCTGTTCCTGCGGCCGCGCTCGCTGCGCCCGCGGCTCAAGCGCGCGCCGAAACCGCTGTGCCGCTCGTACCTGGCCGTCAACTGCCCACCGCTGGAACCGGGTTCACGGGCGGGGCAGGCCGCGCCGTCGCCGCAGGAGCGCGGCGCCAAGGAGCAGTGA
- a CDS encoding DUF4232 domain-containing protein, which yields MRARTVLAAATAATALALAAPAAWAGSAAKAADPTCRADRLTVKASATELPDVLHISVTNRASRSCAVDHIPTVTFGDLDGAAQPVPAAESAPYRLKPGATGYASVRIVDKLDSPNARVVDSVTVAGDPSHRGVTFSAASLNAPEGLAVWEPVTTLWQSSAAKADEVLAEAGAATRG from the coding sequence ATGCGTGCTCGTACCGTTCTCGCCGCCGCCACCGCGGCCACCGCCCTCGCCCTCGCGGCTCCCGCCGCCTGGGCCGGGTCCGCCGCGAAGGCCGCGGACCCGACCTGCCGGGCCGACCGGCTGACCGTCAAGGCCTCCGCCACGGAGCTGCCCGACGTCCTGCACATCAGCGTCACCAACCGGGCCTCGCGCAGCTGCGCCGTCGACCACATTCCCACCGTGACCTTCGGGGACCTCGACGGTGCGGCGCAGCCGGTGCCCGCCGCGGAGAGCGCGCCGTACCGGCTCAAGCCGGGTGCCACCGGCTACGCCTCGGTGCGCATCGTCGACAAGCTGGACAGCCCGAACGCCCGGGTCGTCGACTCGGTCACCGTCGCCGGCGACCCCTCGCACCGGGGCGTCACCTTCAGCGCCGCCTCGCTCAACGCCCCCGAGGGGCTCGCGGTGTGGGAGCCGGTGACCACCCTGTGGCAGAGCTCGGCCGCCAAGGCCGACGAGGTGCTCGCCGAGGCGGGTGCCGCGACTCGCGGCTGA
- a CDS encoding DUF6401 family natural product biosynthesis protein, translated as MDVSPNGPLDCPLARVVDRYLPRLSEFAFEPGLVAAVDQHAAAVCEALVPAPRDGQGRTPRREDLSDYVRGFTDVLTESAWREPVGYDFAALRLTAICWLVREHDLLAP; from the coding sequence ATGGATGTGTCTCCCAACGGGCCCCTGGACTGCCCGCTGGCCAGGGTCGTGGACAGATATCTGCCCCGGCTCTCCGAGTTCGCCTTCGAACCGGGCCTGGTCGCGGCGGTGGACCAGCATGCCGCCGCGGTGTGCGAGGCACTCGTCCCCGCGCCCCGCGACGGACAGGGGCGCACCCCGCGCCGCGAGGATCTCTCGGACTACGTACGAGGCTTCACCGACGTACTCACCGAGTCCGCATGGCGCGAACCCGTGGGCTACGACTTCGCCGCGCTGCGGCTCACCGCCATCTGCTGGCTCGTACGCGAACACGACCTCCTTGCGCCCTGA
- a CDS encoding peptide deformylase: MSPEDLPEQIDALLAAPLPLPIVAAGDPVLRRPAEPYQGQLGPRRLEALVEAMRVTMRAAPGVGLAAPQIGVPLQIAVVEDEADVPKEVREVRGRYPLPFRVLINPAYAAAGPRRVAFFEGCLSVPGWQAVVARPERVRLRATDLAGRPVDEVFSGWAARIVQHETDHLAGTLYLDLAELRSLSGARAMAERWNRPTPRHAARELGFPLPAGQEDA; encoded by the coding sequence ATGTCACCTGAAGACCTGCCCGAACAGATCGACGCTCTGCTCGCCGCCCCGCTTCCGCTGCCCATCGTCGCGGCCGGGGATCCCGTTCTGCGGCGCCCCGCGGAGCCGTACCAGGGGCAGTTGGGGCCCCGGCGGCTGGAAGCGCTCGTCGAGGCGATGCGTGTGACGATGCGGGCCGCGCCCGGCGTCGGCCTGGCGGCGCCCCAGATCGGGGTGCCCCTGCAGATCGCGGTGGTCGAGGACGAGGCGGACGTGCCGAAGGAGGTGCGCGAGGTACGGGGTCGGTACCCCTTGCCGTTCCGTGTGCTGATCAACCCGGCGTACGCGGCGGCGGGTCCGCGGCGGGTGGCGTTCTTCGAGGGTTGTCTGAGTGTCCCGGGATGGCAGGCGGTGGTCGCGCGGCCCGAACGGGTTCGGCTGCGTGCCACGGACCTCGCGGGCCGACCGGTGGACGAGGTGTTCAGCGGCTGGGCGGCCCGCATCGTGCAGCACGAGACGGACCATCTGGCCGGGACGCTGTATCTCGACCTCGCCGAACTGCGGTCCCTGTCCGGGGCCCGGGCGATGGCCGAGCGCTGGAACCGGCCGACGCCCCGGCACGCGGCCCGGGAGCTCGGGTTTCCCCTGCCCGCCGGTCAGGAGGACGCGTGA